A window of Thermococcus aggregans contains these coding sequences:
- a CDS encoding ArsR family transcriptional regulator gives MPEEQDVKKLSEEVKTLRKALDDLMTSFEMVSRLADNYLRLINIYAQYGGLGIDVVVPEIRNDPIAREIVRILFDLKVANISQITQELKRRRGKASRNTVRERIHYLLDLNVVEEVDGDKGKAYTLRKEVLNKWFDLIGIPIKFDQTK, from the coding sequence ATGCCAGAAGAACAGGATGTCAAGAAGCTTTCAGAGGAAGTTAAAACCCTAAGAAAAGCCTTAGATGACCTTATGACAAGCTTTGAAATGGTCTCAAGACTTGCAGACAATTATCTCCGCCTGATTAACATTTACGCCCAGTATGGTGGATTGGGAATAGATGTCGTCGTGCCGGAGATAAGAAATGACCCAATAGCGAGAGAAATCGTGAGAATTCTCTTCGATTTAAAAGTTGCAAACATAAGCCAGATCACACAGGAATTAAAGAGACGAAGAGGCAAAGCTTCGAGAAATACCGTTAGGGAGAGGATTCACTACTTACTCGACCTTAATGTTGTTGAAGAAGTTGATGGAGATAAAGGAAAAGCCTACACACTCAGAAAGGAAGTGCTCAATAAGTGGTTTGATTTGATCGGAATCCCAATTAAGTTTGACCAGACAAAGTAG
- a CDS encoding Era-like GTP-binding protein: protein MIKVAIIGAENVGKSTLMNALLGRKVSETQPIPGTTKGVIKRAFGTVKIPKTMKNPFGGADELVLIDTAGLYDPQHELRGKVLSEEKFKELLNEIASADIIIHMIDAQYGLHRGMEKLHHLLKFRYEKPIIVVVNKIDLVPREKVEELREIIKKRLEQEPIMLSLVTYEGFNELLEKLAYYAQYAKKS, encoded by the coding sequence ATGATAAAGGTTGCGATTATTGGTGCCGAAAACGTTGGCAAGTCAACGCTCATGAATGCCCTCTTGGGAAGGAAGGTATCCGAAACACAGCCTATTCCCGGCACCACAAAGGGAGTTATAAAAAGGGCCTTTGGAACTGTGAAGATACCAAAAACAATGAAGAATCCCTTTGGAGGCGCGGATGAGCTGGTTTTAATCGACACTGCTGGTCTTTATGATCCACAACATGAACTTAGAGGAAAAGTTTTGAGCGAGGAGAAGTTCAAAGAGCTCTTGAATGAAATCGCTTCAGCGGACATAATTATCCACATGATAGATGCCCAGTACGGTCTTCACAGGGGAATGGAAAAGCTCCATCACCTCCTCAAGTTCCGCTATGAAAAGCCGATAATAGTGGTTGTCAATAAAATAGACCTCGTGCCGAGAGAAAAAGTTGAAGAGCTTAGGGAAATCATCAAGAAGAGGCTTGAGCAAGAACCAATAATGCTGTCACTGGTTACCTACGAAGGATTTAACGAACTTTTGGAAAAGCTGGCATATTACGCCCAGTACGCCAAGAAGTCTTAA
- a CDS encoding OB-fold putative lipoprotein: MRKTKLGHNYYYILTIDELKNGKFRGKNVVVEGIVEDKPKIEFLPMELPSYRTTFHISNLRIEFSGTPNIGKGESVRVYGRFVGDGIIAKAIETERALYVTEE; the protein is encoded by the coding sequence GTGAGGAAAACTAAGCTCGGTCACAACTATTATTACATCCTTACGATTGACGAGCTCAAAAATGGAAAATTCAGAGGAAAGAACGTCGTGGTGGAAGGAATTGTCGAGGACAAACCAAAAATAGAATTCCTACCCATGGAACTGCCAAGTTACAGAACGACTTTCCATATTTCCAACTTAAGAATAGAGTTCTCAGGAACTCCAAACATCGGCAAGGGGGAGAGCGTTAGAGTTTATGGGAGATTCGTTGGGGATGGAATAATAGCCAAGGCCATTGAAACGGAAAGAGCCCTCTACGTAACGGAGGAATAG
- a CDS encoding HD domain-containing protein: MLDLFIEAGKLKKLPRMGWLLRGVANPESVAEHTFRVALITLFLGDELKKKGIDINVEKALKIALLHDLGEARITDLPLEAQNYVDKKKAERKAMVDILGAERVEYFRLFQEYEDEKSLEGRLVKFADKLEMVLQAWEYEKSGAKGLDEFWGALDYLKKSEIYAHFKDLIDELEKLR, translated from the coding sequence ATGTTAGACCTTTTTATAGAGGCGGGAAAATTAAAAAAGCTCCCCCGAATGGGATGGCTGCTTAGAGGCGTTGCCAACCCAGAAAGCGTTGCCGAACACACCTTTAGAGTGGCTCTGATAACCCTTTTCTTAGGAGACGAGCTGAAGAAAAAGGGAATAGACATAAACGTTGAGAAAGCCCTAAAGATAGCCCTCCTCCACGACCTTGGCGAAGCAAGGATTACAGATTTGCCCCTTGAGGCGCAGAACTATGTGGATAAAAAGAAAGCCGAGAGGAAGGCCATGGTAGACATTCTTGGTGCTGAAAGAGTTGAATATTTCAGACTTTTTCAAGAGTACGAAGATGAAAAAAGCTTGGAAGGCAGGCTTGTTAAGTTTGCTGATAAGCTAGAAATGGTTCTCCAAGCTTGGGAGTATGAAAAGAGCGGAGCTAAGGGGTTGGACGAATTTTGGGGGGCTCTGGATTACTTAAAGAAAAGCGAGATCTATGCACATTTTAAAGATCTTATCGATGAATTGGAAAAGCTGAGGTGA
- a CDS encoding MBL fold metallo-hydrolase, which yields MALEKLGENLYLYPGSPSTMIKAGEDVVVVDPGNGSKRHKDLRRELRKINLEIDYMLSTHGHADHIAIAPKLGKPLFIHRYEFSIAESPINRELLTFGSKAPKGFLVYQFSDEIKVHGIFEWGDELFGLKTVELSGHSPGMTGFLDEENGVLYAGDSFFGERVIQSVGLPYLVEPEVFKESIRKLMSYAEEGILLIPSHGRAVKGEEALKLLEFNLQRVEEGERKILELLKEPRSISELSYALAKEFGAKITPQALALNQVPIRAIIAGLYNRELIEAVVEKDLKWKAKE from the coding sequence ATGGCCCTTGAAAAACTCGGAGAGAACCTTTATCTTTACCCCGGGAGCCCTTCAACAATGATAAAAGCCGGAGAGGATGTAGTAGTTGTTGACCCGGGAAATGGGAGCAAGAGACACAAAGACCTCAGGCGAGAGCTGAGAAAGATAAACCTTGAGATTGATTACATGCTCTCCACTCATGGGCATGCTGACCACATAGCCATCGCCCCAAAGCTTGGAAAGCCCCTTTTCATTCACCGATATGAGTTCTCCATAGCAGAGAGCCCAATCAACAGAGAACTCTTGACCTTCGGCTCAAAAGCACCAAAAGGGTTTTTAGTTTACCAGTTTTCGGATGAGATTAAAGTCCACGGTATTTTTGAATGGGGAGACGAGCTCTTTGGGCTGAAAACAGTAGAGCTTTCTGGACACTCCCCGGGAATGACGGGTTTCCTCGATGAAGAGAACGGTGTTTTATATGCAGGCGACAGCTTTTTTGGAGAGAGGGTTATTCAATCGGTGGGCTTACCTTATCTTGTTGAGCCAGAGGTTTTCAAGGAGTCCATAAGAAAATTAATGAGCTATGCAGAGGAAGGAATTCTGCTTATACCGTCTCATGGAAGAGCCGTAAAGGGAGAGGAGGCTTTAAAACTGCTTGAATTTAATCTCCAGAGGGTTGAAGAAGGAGAAAGGAAAATCCTCGAGCTGTTAAAGGAACCAAGGAGCATAAGTGAGCTCAGCTATGCCCTTGCAAAGGAATTTGGAGCAAAGATAACGCCTCAAGCACTTGCGCTGAACCAAGTTCCAATAAGGGCAATTATAGCAGGACTATACAATAGAGAACTTATAGAGGCGGTTGTGGAAAAAGACCTCAAGTGGAAAGCTAAGGAGTGA
- the cas4 gene encoding CRISPR-associated protein Cas4 yields the protein MTELLEFYASEAMTCPRRVYFRLKGYKEKWPEFVRVRLERGVNTHNVLGEILKKRFGFELEKHIVLKSPRLGLEIHGRIDAFRQFPIEIKGKTYLPRIPYDYHLAQLNVYLRWAESEYGYLYYVKLHEEPKKVLKGIDFSRFPIVKGKGFKAFEVPYDEKLFKETVKRFYLIKKHYEKDIPPEGWHDYTCKFCPYYYICFGNGFTP from the coding sequence ATGACCGAGCTACTTGAGTTTTATGCAAGCGAGGCGATGACGTGCCCCAGAAGGGTTTACTTTCGTCTTAAAGGATACAAAGAAAAATGGCCTGAGTTTGTAAGGGTCAGGCTTGAGCGAGGGGTTAATACCCACAACGTTCTTGGCGAGATTCTTAAGAAGAGATTTGGTTTTGAGCTTGAAAAGCACATCGTGCTTAAGTCCCCCCGCCTCGGGCTTGAAATCCACGGAAGGATAGATGCTTTCAGGCAGTTTCCAATAGAGATAAAGGGAAAAACTTACCTCCCAAGAATTCCCTACGATTATCATTTGGCACAGCTGAACGTTTATTTGAGGTGGGCGGAAAGTGAATACGGCTATTTGTACTACGTTAAGCTGCATGAAGAGCCGAAAAAGGTTTTAAAAGGCATAGATTTTTCCAGGTTTCCAATAGTCAAGGGCAAGGGCTTTAAAGCGTTTGAAGTGCCCTACGACGAGAAGCTTTTCAAAGAGACCGTGAAGCGGTTCTACCTGATAAAAAAACATTATGAAAAGGACATCCCTCCGGAGGGATGGCATGACTACACCTGCAAATTCTGCCCCTACTATTACATCTGCTTTGGAAACGGATTCACTCCTTAG